The genomic region CTGTTGATTCACGTCCTCGTCTCTGTGTTTACGGGGAGGTGGTTGAGGTTCGTCTTCTCCTGTGTCTTGTTTGTCCCTCTCGGCCTCCAACCAGCTTTGCGGGACGATCATCTTCTTGGGCCCGTGGGGGGGTGGACCAAGCAAGGCTTCAATGTCACTGTAGTTCACCACCTCTCGTTCTAACAGCGCATTGGCCAACTGGAAGGACAGACCCCAACGAGATGTGACTTATTACAACTGAACACAAAACTAAAAGTAATACAGAAGTACTATTCTCAATGTTTACAAAAAGCTACTGTctaaacacacaaaatgtatgATCAAAGAAAGGAACAACTGACCAGTGTCAGCTTGTCTCTGTTGTCCTGTAGCAGCTTCTCTGTGTGCCTGTAAGCACGGGCTATCAACATCTTCGCCTCCTGAAAGAACAACAAGTGCTGTCAAATCTATATTTAATTAATGACATGAAACACCACTCAGTGTTCTAGGTAAGGTTAGCAAGGAGATGAGAAGTAGTCCTATTTCAGAACACCTGATCAAATTTTTGCCTACTGAAAAGGAAACAAAATTATTATGTCCACATTCACAGTGTGCTAATGTGGACTAACGGAGAACAGAGAACTAATCCAATTGCAAAACCCACGTGGtccatctgctgctgcaggccCTGGCTGAAAGGACGGCGTCCAATGCCACCTTGCGGCTCTTTGTCTGGAAACGAGACCTGGCCGACACTGTCGCACATGCCGTACTGCTTCACCATGGAGTAGGCCACACGCGTCACCTTACGCAAGTCATCCTGAGCTCCTGGGGGACAGAGTGAGGATTCTTCAATCACTGTTTTTAACTGGGTGCCAAGTTAtgtactcagcaaaaaaagaaacgtcctctcactttcaactgcttttattttcagccaaGTTAACATGCGTAAAACTTTGTACGAACATAACAAAATTCAACTACTAAGAACTAAACTGAacgtttcacagacatgtgactaacagaaatggaaaaatgtgtccctgaacaaaggatggtcaaaatcaaaggTTGCAGAACATTACAGGGAAGACATCCTCCTCCCTCATGTGGTCCCCTTCCACAGTGTTCTGCCATGGCCAGCGAAGAGCCCGGATCTCAATCCCATTGAGCACGTCTGGGACCTGTTGGATCGAAGGGTAAGGGCAAGAACCATGCCCCCCAGAAATGTCCAGGAACTTGCAGGTGCCTTGGTGGAAGAGTGGGGTAAAGAACTGGTAAACCTGGTGCAGTCCATGAGGAGGcgatgcactgcagtacttaatgcagctggtggccacaccagatactgactgtgacttttgattttgaccatcctttgttcagggacacattttttccatttctgttagtcacatgtctgtgtaacgttgttcagtttagttcttagtagttgaatttttttatgttcatacaaagttttacgcatgttaagttggctgaaaaacaaaaagcagttgaaagtgagaggacgtttctttttttgctgagtttagTACACAGTGTATAGGAAAGTGTTTATATTTGGATGTTCAGCTGTTTACTTTTCAGATACTTGGCTGAAAATCCTATTCAGAGTTGAGTGTTAACCAAAGTCCatgtttgtagaaaaaaaaaaattctcttaCTAAATTTTAGTAAGAGAAGGAAAAACTGAAATACGAGtattaaaaaaactaattctAAATATTATTGTAATAGTTACCTCTTATTAGTAAAAACAATCTCACTTCATATcagaagtaataaaaaaaaatatttggtaAGATTGAGAAAGGGTGAGGAATCTGAGCAGTAGAAAGCTATGAAGGAGTTCTTTGAAAGCAATCAGCAGGATACGTAAGAAGCATCCATTGGAAGAAGGTGACATGCATGTGAGCATACAATAGAGGAGTGTACCTGTTGTAACCTTGTTAAAGGTGATCGCCTCAGCAGCTCTTCCTCCCAGAGCCATACACATCCGCTCAAACAGCTGCTCCTTGGTGAACAGAAACTGTTCACGAGGTAACATCTGGGCAAATCCCAGGGCTGCATTAGTTCGCGGGGCAATGGACACCTGAAAAACACACCATCAGTGATTTCAACTTGAGCGAGTGAAGTGAATCAATCTTAATTTTCTTCAAATGACTTGTTTTAGGATTGTTTTCAAGGCCTTTCTATGTGTCCATCCATGGTGTCGTAATAttttttcttgtcatttattatcAAGTCTTCCGGCACTAGCTGGTCAATAGCATAACCTGGCTGTACTCATTCATAAATGTACTGAAACTGGGATTGTTGGTGGCCCATCTGGAAATCAATAACAATCTACATTGTTAATTGAGTGCTACAAATGGAACACCTAGTTTGATGTCCTGGTCCACCTGGCTTTGACACATAGTCAGATGCGTGAAAGTCCAATGCAGCAAATACTAGACGAGGCAGAccagcagagaaagagaaaagacacCCAGGATCAGTTGCTCAACATTGAAGAATTAACAGTTCTGCATCTATAATTGCCAGAACCACATGTCAATAAAGAGGAGCAATGACGGATGACTAATAAGATATTTGGGCAAAGTGAAAAAGGTCAGACTAAATTTTAATGGAATTTTGAATCTCTACTCTCCAATACAATTATAAAATACAAGCATCAATTAGGCTACACTAtggaaagtgccaaaaaaaaaaaaagactacatTACATCAAAAAGCAGACATGCAGGAGTGTGTTACCTTCAGCACTGCCTCTGTGTGCTCAAGAAGCCATCCCACTAAGGCATGTCCAGACTCATGGAAGGCGACCACCCTCTGCTCCTCTTTACACAGGATCTTGCTCTTCTTTGCActccctgaacacacacacacacacacacacacacacacacacacacacacacacacacacacacacacacacacacacacacacacacacacacacacacacacacacacacacacacacacacacacacacacatcagattTTGCCAGTGGCAACTGAGACGTGAAATTTGTAGTTTTCCGACAATAGTGTTTGCATCATTGTACCTGCTATTACTCTCTCCACTGCATACTCAAAGTTGAAGGTATCGATGGACTTGTACCCTTCTCTGGCAGCATGCAGGGCCGCTTCGTTACAAATGTTGGCAATGTCTGCACCTGCAGAGACAAAGTGAGTTGGCAGCAGATATTTAATGACCATATGGGAATGACATTTCAGTAAACATCAGCACTGTTGTGACGTCCAAAGATGTTTCACGTTTGTTGATCAAGAGCTTATGTTTATTCATAGAGGCAGGCCATTGTTTTGTTATGGCCACAGATGTTCACAGATTTACATGAGgacaaaacattaaatatgtatatacCACTGAAGCCTGGGGTGAGCTCAGCCAGACGCAGGGAGTAGAAATCAGCTGGTTGGGTCAGCTTTAAGATCTTCAGATGTTGCTCATAgatctccttcctctcctgagagacaacaagaaaaataataaaactagATTTAACTGACAAAGTTGTCTAACCGTCCGACACAATTAACATGGTTTAGTTGACCCAATGTTATGTTTGTTTGCCTGAAAACGTATAATGGAAGAGCCTAATAGGATACCATTTTGCAAACAGCAAAAACAGAGGCTGCTTGAGGAATTTCCCTAAATTTACTTTGAAAGGACCATGTTTATTTCACAACTAAATGAAGGTTAATTTTAATGTTCAAGACTACCTGCAGTGTGGGCAGATCTATAAAGATGTGCCTGTCAAGTCTGCCTGGTCTCATGAGAGCATTGTCCAAGATATCTGCTCTGTTAGTGGAAGCAAGGACAATGACGTGGTCTGTCGTTCCCATTCCTGCAAAAGGAGAAGAAATGTTTCATTATTCTGTCAAAAAGGTCTGCCTATGATGACAACAAACTGCTTTGAAATCCCACATCTTACTCACCATCCATTTCTACCAGCAGCTGATTGAGGGTCTGCTCCTCTTCAGTGTTAGAGAAACCTGACATGTTGGTGGAGCGCTTCTTTCCCACAGCATCAATCTCATCGATGTAGACGATGCAGGGTGCTCGGCCTCGAGCCTCCTTGAACAGACTCCTTACCCTGGCAGCACCCAGGCCTACACACAATATAAGTCATGTCAAAACTGAGGAGGAACATAAAGCATCTAATCTGTCTTGACAAATTAACCTTTTAATAAGGCTGCCATATAAAGGCTGAGCAATGAAGTctaaaatcagatatcacaatatcTGTTTTACCAATACTTGGATATCTCTGGTGTGACAGAAGTTTGGAGATGATATGATATTTACGCCAACAATCATCCTTAGTAATGTGTGTATATGATGACCAAGAAAGCAAGGGCGTTCTTCTTATACATCCAGAAAAGTCTGATTTCTTGAATACATTACAGAATATCCCTGCACTGTAACACaggaacagacatttaatctacATCACAATATTATTATAACCAATGACATCTACTCTCATTTTGAATATCAGCATTATTTTGATGTATGTTGACTGGCTTTATGCCATATTAGTTGCTGGTGCTGTCTTTACATACCTCCAATGACCTCCACAAACTCAGAGCCAGCAATAGCCAGAAAGGGCACCTGGGCTTCAGTGGCTACAGCTTTAGCCAGCAGGGTCTTCCCACAGCCTGGAGGCCCAAGCAGCAAAGCACCCTTTGGAACTTTGGCTCCCAGCTGGAGGTATCGTTCTGGATTCTGAAAATAGATACCACCAAAATGGTAAGTACGTAATAGACTGCAATGGGGAAATTAAAGTTTTACTCATGCGAGATTTGGATGGTAGATACAAAGAACTTCTGTTCGTCCAGTAGATATTGTAGCAAAGGCTGGTATAAACCATCTATCAGATTCACCTCATCCTTAGATTATTAATTGGGATTGAATATTCAATGTgtgctttacaataaaacaaatggcGAAAGTACTATACAAGACAAGAACATATATTACTGGGAGTCCGGTTCCTTACCTTGAGGTAGTCGACAAATTCCTTTACTTCCATCTTAGCCTCGTGCATGCCTGCCACATCTTTGAAACTTACACCTTTCCCCGACTTGCTGTCCACAATGGTGAACTTGGCCATCTTCAGCTGATTCTGTTCATAGTAATATGCAATAAACACACTAGTTAAATCAATGAAACACAATAAGAGCTTAAATGTGAACGTGTCAATTTGCTTATGTGGTTTCACTCACAAAAGCACTGAAGCCGCCTTCTCTGCCCCCCATGCCTGCTAGTCGGAAGATATACCAGAGAATAGCCACGCCAATAGCAGCCATCCCCAGAGCATAGACTGCACTGCAAAGTGAACACATGAAATAACATTGCATTAAGTCTTAAAAATCAACGTAGGAGAAAATCAGGTTCAAGACCTTAAACATTTGAGTTTTTGCCAATTTGACCAgactaacacacaaacatacccacctatttttaaaaagcctttaggATATTACGGTTACTTTATGAAACTACTactaataaaaacacacatgacaagttaattgatgtttttttgtggtTGACACATCCTTTTACTGTGTATGGAGATAGCATTCCGTCAAATTCAAATAAATGGATAAAAGGTCATGTTCTTACTTCCCAAAGAATCCAGTGCGTTTGTAGGACACCTGTATCCTGTCCTTTGCGTCAATATTCAGCTCTTCTTCAGCAGCTCTCAGCTTCTCCTCAAATTTGTCAATGTTGGCAACCTGCATTCTGTACATAAGCGCCAGCCTCTGCAAAGCGAGATACATGGCAGGAAATGAGAGGTTAGCATGCACATCCGCTGTAAAGGTTCTGATGCCAATTGTGCGTTTGCATTCAATCCTGCACAACATACAGGCCTTCCAAAAATAACTGCTCCAGGATGAAGGTAGATTTCCACAATGTCGCTCTCGGGGACAACCTGCACACGTGACACCTCTCCCTTGGCCAACATCTCATTGACAAAGTCATTCCAAGAGATGTTACCACCACTGGTATTAATGGAGTTCAGCAGGCTCATGATGAGCGCTATGATGAAGAGGGTCCGCAGACGCTCCCGGTACATCTGGTCCTCCTGCTCGCGACGTTTCTTCTCCTCTGAGAGGTGAGGCAGATTGTGGAGGAAGACAATGAAAAGGATAAGAGAAAGAAATTAAGATCCCAACCAGATTTGGTGCGCTTAATGAACCAATTAATTAGCCAGGCAGCTAAAGCAACGTATCACTTACCTTCATCTTCCTCTGGAGTTTTTCCCTTTGGTCCAtcacttttatttttctcttgttTAGATTGAGATGTACTGAAGAAGTTTAGTGCCCCTGAAAGTAAAGTGTTTTTCATCATAAGTAGttataagtaagtaagtaagtaaaatataAGATCATAAGTATGTAAGTACCAAATTAACTGTGTGTTTACCTAATAGATTTACCAAACCAACAGGGTTCCTCAGCAGGTTGTTTCTGATTAACTCTTTGCTAATTCCCACCATGCCAGGACCCAATGGTCTATGGAGGAGACTCTAGAATGGAAACATTGGGACAACATATTTTGTTGAGACAAAATAATCAGAGAAAACTTGACAGaggaagtaaaaaaatattgtaGTGTAGTttgcacatgcatacaaacttaaCCACAATATAATGCATTTGCAACTGGGTAGAAGCAATAAACAATCTAATTTCACATTAAAGGTTTTTTACAGTAGAAGTTCAATCACACTTCAGACCACTTCAAAAACACTCGCCTGGTGGTACTGCCAACTTCATTTCAAGCACAGGGAGACAGCTGACTCTATTTGTAAATACGTTTTGCTCATGAAAAATCACTGAAATTAATATTTCAATTTCTTCTAAAGAATCCAAAATCATTGTTTTTCCTTCATAGCTTATATCGTAAGGAAAAGGGTCTCAATGAGAGGCTACTGGTGTACAGATCATACTTCACAGACTGATTGTTAGTTACACTGCAACGGTGGTAATTTTTTTTACTCACATCTATATTACGACTACTAACCATGAATACAAGCCAAACATGGgatgtattttaaaaagcactCATCAGACATATCATGTTTATGATGTATTTTGACTTACATGAATGAGTTTCTGTGGCTCACTTGTAAGTGTCCGCTCTGATTTTGAAAGAAGCATCTTTCTGACATTAGCGCATCTGAACAGCACATGTTTAACACTATCGCTGGATCTTGGTTGGTTTGTTAATATATGAGAGTTTCGCCTTGACAGTGTCCACAATAAACCTGTACTGTACTTTCTACAAAGACCAGTacgatgctgctgctgcaacaacaacaacgtcgACATAGTGTCTGTTATCACTAAGTGCTGTATATTAACTTAACAATTGCAATGCCATAGCTTTCAGTTTTCTATTAAGTCGAAATTGTCTACTTTAAGACGTTTGTTTAACCGCCCCCCCAAAATTCGCTAAGAGCTAGCTTGCTATGTTATTCAACTGTGcagcccatggatgtattaggtGCAGCCGAACAAAGATGTCAGCTCGAAATCAACACTGCAACTATCCACTCCCGGACTTCCTGCGCAAtgaaaagaaagcaaaaaaaaacaacgtttTTTTCTGTAAACTTGATTCTATAGTTATTTTCTAATTATTATTACTACAGAGACTATGTTTAATCCGTGATGAATATTGAATAGTACCGTTTTACACATCTCGTAGCCTGTCAAAACATCTTTGCTTCGAACTTTTAACTTTAACCTTTCTTGTTGTTCTTCAAGGACCTACTCGCTGCGCAGACTTTTGCGCAGGGCTTATAAAACACAATTAACGCGCTGCAAGTTCCAGTCTCACATACTACATTTATGCTGCTAAATTCTGCCCTTTTTTCCGAGCTAACAGGTGTACAATGCTGCAAGTAAAATCCGCAAGTGTACTACACTAGGGGACGTACACTGGACTGCGCACTCAAGACATAAATTATGGTTCAGTTAAGCAGTTGCCCTTTGGTTCTGGGGTTTATGTTGTGCTGACCGGCAGTTTTAATGGATACTGTGTCCCTGTCTTATGTTATTGAGTATGAAAAAACGCATAAAACATTGCATATTATCCATATGCAGATGAGGCAAATTCCTAACAACTAAGTGGCAATAAAGTAAGCTACTGAATCTTGTAATGTACAGATATGAGTAATCTGTTATGCTTACCCACTCTTAAAATTGAAcaacaaacaataataaaataaattaaatatacaataacataatataaattCATTATATAATCATACCAAaggtctataaaaaaaaaagagttgacaaaaaatataatacaatagTTTCCTCCGGTAGCGAGCAGCTGAAAAACTAACAAAGAAGAAAACTTCCTTCGAttgcttttttttgtcaagGTTACAGTAGTAATGCGAATAGTGAAAATAATAGCATTCACCTCCTCAAATGATTCTGTGTTCAGTTCAGAATATTCTCTGAAACCTCTAGAAAAGTACTAAAAGCATGTTTCTCCTGACATGTTGACACTCCAGCAGTCCAGCAGAGTGCGCTATTATTTCATTGAGTAAAGCTCTGGATTCACAAGACCTCTGTCCTGTTATACATATCAAAATTGTTGTCAAGTCTGCTTGCTATCATGGCATATAATCATATAAATAAGATTTAGCAAAAATTAATACATATCAAAAATTGTTGTCAGTTGTAGATCCAACTTGGAAAAAGCAATCACACTTTAAGATCATGGAACTATGTGCCAACAGTCTGCTTGCTATCATGGCATATAATCATATAAATACGTATTTAGTAACTGGAGTAAAGACATGCAAATGACGGCCCCTCATATACCTTATCACTGTTGTAAAGTGCCAATGTCGTGGGAAGCGACGTGTACATGTCAGCTTGAGTGACATATTACACAAACCAATAAGAGTATAGAACATTTCTGTGAGCCAATGGGAGCCTTCGTTTCATCCACGCATGTAATTTCAACTATGGGTGCGTTAGGTTTGTTTACCAGCACGTCCCGCTTTCTTGCCAGTTCCGTCTCTTCTGACCCACGTTTGAGGTCTGACATGGGTCCgaccaaagattctctattacCTAGCTATCCATCGAAAACGAAGCTTACATTTTATTAAGCGTCACAGTATATGGTGATTACTGATACCTGTCATTATACATTTATGAGAAGGGAATTACCAATTTCTGGCTTTAGAAGCTTCAGAAAATGTTCGCAAATATGCAGCATAAGCTACGCTGCGTAACGTTACATTTCGCAGTACACACATcaacattcattttaaataacGTAGGAAATCTAAATACACAAACGACGAGTCGggataaacacattttaaatgtggAAAACGAGTGCACCCAATGTCTGTACTCCATTTCCTTTTCTTGGTCTCCAACTTTATAATGGAGTGTGGTCTCCATTGAATTTGAAACTGTGAACTGCAAACAGCCACGTTGGAGCTCTGCTTGTGTTGTTCTTAAGCGAAAACAGGATGCTAAGTGGATCCAAAATGGCGTCTGTTTCATCTTGTGCGAAAACGGTACCCGCCTACAGCGCCATGGCCAATCAGGAAGCTCCTTTCATTCCCGATGCGTTTCCGTCCCTATCGTCCACACACTGAAGTCAAAGGCCGCACGAAAACCGCTCGAATGGGTTGGCGGAGAGGATTAAACCGAAACAAAATATGATCTTTTGATGGTTTATGTTGACCCAAGCAAGCCTACCGTTGCACAAATGGAGTGTTAAAGGTTCGTAGTTTGCGGTGACGATGCAATAGCTACGCTGTAAACGAGTTTTCGTGgatattttagtctttttttatttggacGTTTGTTTGTTGGTCTACATGGTTTTAACAAGCTAGCGCTAGCCTCGATTTAGTGAGCTGCTTTCGAGCTGCGATGGTCGTCGCGAGTTTATGCGGATGTCTCCGGGCCCGTCTATACTGAACCGACGGCAACAAATGGGACCATCCAGCATCGGCCGAAAACATCGCGGCATAGACTAACCATTAAAGATTCAATACATATTTGAATTTGTGGAAATTCAGACAGAGGTAAGTCGCATTTTTACTGGACCTGCATAGCTAACgtgttaacaacaacaacaacaacaacaaactgacTTGCTGCCCCCTGGTTAACTCAGGTTTTATGTCTGTTGCGACACAGGTCAACTTGCAATATCTTCATTTACTTAGGCTTTTTAGCCTTTTAATATGTGCCTCATggttatatatttatgtaattgACTTTGTTTTCACTGGaaatacacatatttattttagtaCGCTGCTCTACTTCTTAAATGCAGCCTTTTTAatagttattattgttatacctatatagttctgttaaaatACTGATAATCTGatcaaaaaaaatccaaaacatGAATACGTGTATTACACAATAAGGTACCTGTGGTAAATCATTCCCCGTGTGTGATGGGACTGGCACTGGctgtgttgatgtttgaaaattACATTGAAATGTTTTGAGTAACGTTAAGCAATTCGTGCTGCATACATTATTGATGCCGTACATGGATACTAACAGATCAgctttgtgcatgtgttttggAAGACTTCTCTTAGAAGCGAAAATGAACACCCACAGTACATTTTAGAGTAATGTTAGGCTTACATGTGTTGCATACTCTCAGGATTAGCACTCAATGGACACTGGTAATATCCCAGACAACAATTATCATTACATTTCTCAAGGGAGTGCATTAATAACATCCAGATGAACCTCTTTGTAATTGTCACAATGGCAGTAGTTTTTGGAAAAATgatctaaagcaatactagtctACCTGCTTTTTCCAGTTAAGTGAGCACAACATAAATTGCAGTCATGAAGCACCATGTCTTGTCCATTTGCTCTTTAGGTTGTCAGAACTAAAACCCATGAGGTAAATGTGTGTTCTTTGTAGGACTATTTAAAGAACAGTGTTTTGAAATTCTCACAGGCTATCTGGATTTATCAGGGTGTACGTCTGTAAATAGGTAGTAGACTAACAGTAGGGCTGTGTGGATGGATAACCGTCACAATTACCTAAGTTAGTTCAGTGGAGTGTCTGTGTTAAATAACATGTAAAGAAGGGACAACGTTTGGGATGAGTTGTAGAGGAAATGGAATCTGGAGGAGAAGCTCTCCGCTTTGGTGCAGTACCAATGCTGAGGAAAACACTGCAGTGCCGCTGGTGGTGTTTTCCACCAAGATACTGAGagtgttttagcttgttggggCGTTCATGTTGACTACACTGCAGAGGCAGTGATGCATATCTCTGTCTCCCTTGAGCTTGCGTAGGTCCTATTTCTCTGTGCTATAGTTAAAGCATCAAATGGTATTACATGCCCTGTTCTGTTATACATGAAGATTAGCATGTGCAAGATTCAAATATGAACAAGACGTTTTTGCGGAATCCTTATCAAATTTGATCTCTAATACATTACCAAATATCACTGATTGTGAAACTGAGTGTTTACATTGCGAATGTAAGATAACCCACACACACCGAATGACAATCTCATCGAAACTGGGGTTTCTCTTTAACACATGAGgtgtaatcattttttttactggGTCTGTCAGttgattgttttgtgttttttgacatTAGCCTATATGCTGTTTCTCCCAGCTCTGTTATGTAATGTGCACTTGAAtgccttttatttgttttcttttggaaTATGTTACTAGTGTTGAAGTCTATGTAGATTGTTGCTGTGTACTCATAAGTAGCAGCCAATTCAAGACAGTAGTGAAGACCAATAGTGGTGTGTATTGTGTTCATCTAAATCTGAAATGATGACATGTAATGCTTTATTTAACCTACCAATAATAATAAACCAGAGTCCTATTGAGATATTTTAGAGTTTTAAGTCAAAATATCTTGTCATAAGTGAAGATAATTGCCACATTCCTTTGCCCCTTTCCCTGTTAAGTAATACCAGAGAATGATAATATGCCCATGCTTGCCACAGGAAAATGGAGTTCTGCTGGTGTCAGAAAGATCATGAGCTGTGATTATAGCTTTGGGTTACACATTTTGTGTAAGAGAAAGGCAGGCAACATTTCTATGTTTTTGCTCATCTACTGCCAACAGGGGCTCTTGTGTGTCACAACTCTTCAGACTCCGTTAATGCTCATTTTACCCAGATGCAGGGGATTTGCTGACCTGTTTGCACCACACCACAGTTATGCCTAGTTCACACTACCCAGCCTTGGCCCTGATTTCCCACTTgctgacagatttttttttgctccTTGACAAAAGCCCCAGATCAAAGGGAAATCCGACGCATTACAGATATCTAGCAGGCTAAATATATTGACCTATCGGGGAGTGTGTCAGGGAGCTAGAGCCAATGGGAGCGCAAGGCACGGGTTGAGGGGAAACCTGAAACAAccagtgcgtttacatgcagtttaaaaacacaattatatTCGGGTTAAGGCAACACCCCGGATTCTCAAACGCCATGTAAACGCCGTACCCCGGTTAAAATCGTGAGTTCTCACACCCCAGTTAATAGACCCagatgaggttgacagagtGCGTGTGTGGAAACAGGCTGTGTTGTGAACATGTGTAGTCACGACAACACATAGGCAGTGTTGTCGTGACATGTTCACAgcccttctttttcttttatggtTTCCGCTTTTGGAACAAAAAAATCTGGTCGCAAGCATTGTACTATGTCATTTCCTGTGTCACTTCTCGTGTGTGTTTTCATGACAAACGT from Sander lucioperca isolate FBNREF2018 chromosome 3, SLUC_FBN_1.2, whole genome shotgun sequence harbors:
- the spg7 gene encoding paraplegin — protein: MSTLLLLQQQHRTGLCRKYSTGLLWTLSRRNSHILTNQPRSSDSVKHVLFRCANVRKMLLSKSERTLTSEPQKLIHSLLHRPLGPGMVGISKELIRNNLLRNPVGLVNLLGALNFFSTSQSKQEKNKSDGPKGKTPEEDEEEKKRREQEDQMYRERLRTLFIIALIMSLLNSINTSGGNISWNDFVNEMLAKGEVSRVQVVPESDIVEIYLHPGAVIFGRPRLALMYRMQVANIDKFEEKLRAAEEELNIDAKDRIQVSYKRTGFFGNAVYALGMAAIGVAILWYIFRLAGMGGREGGFSAFNQLKMAKFTIVDSKSGKGVSFKDVAGMHEAKMEVKEFVDYLKNPERYLQLGAKVPKGALLLGPPGCGKTLLAKAVATEAQVPFLAIAGSEFVEVIGGLGAARVRSLFKEARGRAPCIVYIDEIDAVGKKRSTNMSGFSNTEEEQTLNQLLVEMDGMGTTDHVIVLASTNRADILDNALMRPGRLDRHIFIDLPTLQERKEIYEQHLKILKLTQPADFYSLRLAELTPGFSGADIANICNEAALHAAREGYKSIDTFNFEYAVERVIAGSAKKSKILCKEEQRVVAFHESGHALVGWLLEHTEAVLKVSIAPRTNAALGFAQMLPREQFLFTKEQLFERMCMALGGRAAEAITFNKVTTGAQDDLRKVTRVAYSMVKQYGMCDSVGQVSFPDKEPQGGIGRRPFSQGLQQQMDHEAKMLIARAYRHTEKLLQDNRDKLTLLANALLEREVVNYSDIEALLGPPPHGPKKMIVPQSWLEAERDKQDTGEDEPQPPPRKHRDEDVNQQLV